TGGCCAAAATTAATTGATTTTCCTTCAATCTGCCATATGCATACACTCGCAGCGAGATTTTACGTCTTGCGCTAAAAAAATATCGTTAACTACCTTTGTACACACCTCCACGTTAACTTGCAGAGAACTATAATTTAATGAGACATTCCATTTATTTCTGGACAGAGGGAAGGCCGGGATGGTTTCCTTTTCAAAGACCCACTTGAGAAATTGTTCATACAAATTATAATCCCTTATATGCCACATTGTGCCATCACCAccttatttttccatatttagaAAAGAACCTACCGACAAAAAAATGGGTACCTCTCAGCTATCTTATGAGCCAATCGATACCTCTAGGAAAATGACTTTTGATAccctcagataaaaaaaaaccatctaccATCGTTTTCAGATCCTAAAATGAATTGTCCAATCTATATATTACCTTTACAATACCGACATCCTCCAGTAGCAGGCCTTAATGGGTTAGAACAATCTGGAGTTGGACAGTTGTAGCTTTTACAGTACTTGTATTCTCTATCACTCAGACAAAACCTTTCTCCATTAAATATGGGAGGTTGTATTTCATCTAGACCAAACTTTTCACAGTAATCTCCATATTGTTCTCTGcctgtaaaaaaaatgttatatacaaCATAACctaaaaagcaaaataattacCTTTGGAAAGActtaaaatgtaatatttgtgattttgtaaaaaattttCGAGTGTCATTGACATGAATTTTTCGAAATTCAATTATGCATGAAGATCCATTCAACacgaaaaatgcataaaataaaatgaatggtTCAACTGTACAAATTAagtcttaaatgcatgattttttgcattagttgtttttggctttgaactagctgtcagtaaatgcgagtactctcagcaggggcggatccagggggggggggggggtccggggttggaacacccccttttttttgaccgatcaatgcatttgaatgggagcatatagttggaacccccccccctttttactctgtgttgggaactccctttttaaaatggctggatctgccactgctcAGATCTGCATTtactgtctttttgttgttgggatgtaccaGTACCCAGTcatatgtatttgtatttgtatccatctgatatGTTAAGCCTTTTAtaactgattttatagttcgtttttatgttgtaccgttacaccactgtcccaggttagggagaggTTTGGGATACCCCTTACTTGTTTAACCATGCCATATTCTCGATGTAAGTGCatattccaagtcaggagcctgtaattcagtggatgtcgtttgttgctgtgttacataaatgtatttgtttttcgttcactttttgtacattaattcggctgttagttttctcgtttgaattgttttaaatttaggATTACGGGGCTTTTAATATCTGACATTGTTGTATTGGGCTtttctctttgttgaaggccttacggtaacttatagctgttaatttctgtgttatgttggtctcttttggcgaattgtctcattggcaaacataccacgtcttctttattataaattCTGAACCATATCTTCTTTACTTTCGTGATATTAAAAACCTTTCAGAGTCTTCTTAGGCTTGCTTAAAACATACATTAAAGcatacaaataaatttaagtTTCACATTTTTTAGTGTGAGTTGCCATACTGAAAAGTTAGCAAACAGTGAACCCGTTCCAGAGTTATTTCAGGCGCGAATTCAGACGGCACAGCATCCGACGCCATATGCCCCCATATAACAGAAATTCAAAGACCTTTTGGTCTTCTTACTCCTAATTCCTATACACCATGGAACATCAATTCCTACATTCGCGCCTGCATTCCATTCATCTCAGgcgttttatttcttattaatataaatatcTAGTATACATATGTCACCGtgaatttataaatttcctaAGTTTTAAAAAAGTAAGCATAATCACTGAACTGATAAGTGACTTtcatagaatataaaaaaaaaaagaagatgtggtatgactgccaatgagacaactgtccacaagaaaccaaaatgacacagaaattaacaactataggtcaccgtacggccttcaacaatgagcaaagccattaccccatagtcagctatcaaaggtcccgaaatgacaatgtaaaacaattcaaacgagaaaactaacggccttattttattttttttttaaatctttaaattttgaGTAGGAATTTTACAAAGTCTCTGAaataattacgattttttttacagACTCCTTGATTTTATTCAGAAAATACGGtagccaaaaaaaaaccattttctttttgtttgaaaaattattagaaaaaaaaagaaaaaagccGACATCAGtaattaaaatgtattatttttagattattttcttaatttattgAACAATTTAAGAAGAAATTACAATTATGTATTTTGAAAATGTGTGTATAATAGTACTAAATATTTACCGTAAGATTTCTCCAATAGTACGATTACTAGAATGACGGTCAAACTAATGCGCAACATCTTGTAGccttgttcttgcgataaataacCCTAAAAACATATATAATGATTGTATAAATAGTAATAAATGCATTGTTAGGTACTCAAATTAAGCGTAAATCTGTTTTATGTGTGAAGCAGATGAAAGGTCACAATgattattctatcaaattaacaATGAAGTTGGTTTATTACTTGTGAAAAGAGAAAACTGAAGTCAATGTAAATTTGTGATATTTGAACCTTTACATATCTACATAAAAAGTCGCTTACCTCTTTTGTTACTGGAGTCAGTAAACTAGTAAAATTATGTAACACAAGTAGAATGCATCAATGACTTATATCAAGTTTATATTACCTCAAAAATGCCCTTTTTTTCGTATCATAAGTTGTAAGCATCCTGTTAGAATCCGCTCTTAACAGAAGAATGTTAATCTATTACTAAATTTATTACTTGATTatcgttttgttgttgttgtggttGTCTCAAATAATGCCTTATTTTGTAATACGCTTTTTGTGAGCCTATTTAATGGAAATAaaactttgttcttttaaataaaaatacggagatgtggtatggttgccaactATGTAGTATTTTAAAGCCAATTTTCTATTGATCAAACATTATTCCTTTGGTTTAACTTGAAGATTACTTTAAACCAAAGACATCCTTTAAGTTATTTCACCATTCTTTGAattaaaaagcaaaacaaataataaaggtactattttaaaatttatatctttttttgtcGGAAGAAACTTTCCAGAAAAACAAGGGACGGTCAGAAACCGTAAATTTAAGAGACAGACGGTCAGTAACACacatattttacattgtcatatcgggtccttttatatctgactatgcggtatgggttttgcttattgttgtaggccgtaacttgacctataattgttaatgtctgtgtatttttggtctcttgttgacagttgtctcattggcaataataccacatcttcttttttatatatagtattctTTGTAGAGGATGTAATTCCCGGTTCGGAAAATATACAGCCGAGCGGAGTGAAGCGAATAATATTTAGAACGATTTTATGTTAACAAACTAAATATTTTCCTATCTAAAGGAGGACGCACTCCTTTTGAATGCACCcccaagcccccccccccccccacccccccgaATCCGCCACTGACGTTTGTCAAAGATAATGTCGAAAATAATATTTGTATCTAGTAGACATGCAGTGCAATGTATGTACCAGAGCTCATCAAATCACTCGCATTTTCTATTAGATGAACCTTTGATGTTCGTATGTTCATCAACATTTTCCTAccaagttttctcgtttgaattgttttacattgtcttatcgggaccttttatatctgactatgcggtatgtgctttgctcattgttgaaggccgtaacgtgacctatagttgttaatgtctgtgtcattttagtctcttgtggacagttgtctcattagcaatcatacatcttattttttatatgtatacgGATTTTCAAATCTTTCTTCACAGATTAAAAGAACAGAGTCCAAATATCCCCCGCGTTGCATATATTTTATCTATCCTTGGAATAAGGGCAAtcactgaagaagaaaaaaactgttgTGTTCTTTGAAACTTTGTATTCATATCTTAGAGAAGTAAAGACCTCAGAGCAATTACAGTGTGATTTCCATCATAATtgatatttccaaggggcataactctttaaaGATATTTGATCAGCACTAAATTTCGAAAGTGTGAGGAACGTTGCCGATGTAAACCTACAATATAAGTTTCTGGCAATAAATGAACACATATGAGACCGCTGACAATGTCATTTTCCccatataattaatattgccaaagGCCTAacagttttgaaaacaattaccATACTTGATATTTAAGGCTGCAGGATAAGGACGAAAACGTAGGGCCTCAAACTGTAGGACATGcagaaatcaataaataaataagatatggAAAGGTCTTTCCTTGTCTGCTCTGCCATATGCATGAGTATGGTTCCTTATATTGTAGATTTGACAAACAATGATGTTGGCATATACACAACTTGAAAATGTTACGCTTTCTGTAAGACACAaatgaactagaggctcttaagagcctgtgtcgctcacattggtctatgtgcatattaaacgaaggacacaaatggattcatgacaaaattgttttttggtgatggtgacaACCAACAACCAGTCGTCCAACAACCAGtcgtccaattcatctgaaaatttcagggcagatagatattgatttgataaacaatttaaccctgaAAGATTTGCTCTTAATGTTTCGGTTTCTGACCGgctgagttataagccaaaatctgaatttacccctatgttgtatttttagccatgtcggccatcttggttggttggcttggtcaccgcacacatttttaaaactagataccatcataatgattgtggctaagttggttaaatttggcccaatagtttcagaggaggagatttttgtaaaagattacaaatttactaaaaattggttaaaaatgactataaagggcaataacagttactccttaaggggtctactgaccattttggtcatgaagcttatttgtagatcttactaaaattcttgctgtttacagtttatctctatccataataataaagataaccgaaaacggcaaaatttccttaaaattaccaattcaggggcagcaactcaacaaccggttgtctgattcatctgaaaatttcagggcggaaagatcttgacttgataatcaattttaaccctgtcagatttgctctaaatgctttgtttttagagttataagccaaaatctacattttacccctatgttttattttcagccatggcggccatcttggttggtttggcgggtAACCGCAcagattttttaaacaagatacccaaatgatgattgtggccaagtatggttaaatttggcccagtagtttcagaggagaagagttttgtaaaagttaacgacgacggacgccaagtgatgagaaaagctcacttgaccctttgggccaggtgagctaaaaatgatgtAGGATATCCGAACATGATCTCTTTATGCAGCTTGTACCATCAAAAATTGACCTAGTCACACTACCTGTTATTctcaaaacattttaaagaaatcaaaatcCGGTCTCCATGCACACCTCCATTATGTGTATGAACATCttacaaaatattaaagctgTACCCCCAAAACCGTAGGGGAAGATAGCTGGACAAACAATGTATCCTTTAAGTTATCCCGATGACGGAACAACAGACGGGCGGAGGGACGGACGATCTAGAGGAATTTAATATGCTCCACGACATTTTGTTGCAGGGGCATGAAAAAGAATCTTGTTATATGCTGTTTCAGTGTTTGcctaaataaattaacaaagagaGACAAAAATCGTCATTGATAGGCAATAACTAGAGATGCTTTCGGTCAAGTTAGTATATTtggtgatttttgtttgtttacaattttgcCTATATATCAATATATGCTAGTTCTGATATATAAGGCAAGAATGTGTTGAAGGTGATCTTAAAAGCTCAACTCTACTTCATTTGGTCTCTAATTTACAGATAGttgtttatatgacaatcataccacatcttcccttTTTTAACCATGAAAATAGtataaaaaaacgttttttaaAGGCAGTACATGTAACTCCTAAAAgagttttgataaaattgaacttTTAAGGATCTTGTATTGCTGAGCATTTTTACTGTGTTCAGTTTCTGCCTATCTTAACACAACAATAAGGCAACAGATCATTTATGGGCAATAACTCCATGGAAGAGTCATCTGATGGTTTTGGCAAAAATTTCTGCCTCTCTTTTATAAGAAGTCAACAGAAACTTGGTGGAAATTGGAACCAGAGGTTCATTGAATCACTCACCTAGCTTAAAATATGCCAccttgttaaataaaaaaattcctttGTTGCAATCCTAATGTCTGAATATCttaatttatacatattatttagtgacattttttggtagggtttgtgttgaTGATACATttttgctctttacagtttatacGACCTTGTATCTATTAAAGTGTTCAATTGCAATACATCCTGTACCTCGAGTGATAATTTGGCCATTTtctcttatttgtaaatattactttgatCTTTTTTGCCTTGTAAAATTTCTCTCAAAAACCTTATGTTTTTGGCAAAAAAACGGATCAAATCATCATTCTATAAGGAATATGTAGACAATTTCCACCATGATGATCTTCTTATATCTGATGAGCTTTTAATTCTGACTTTAGTTTTCTGCTTTAAATTGTCATGtcagggcctttcatagctgaatatacagtatgggttttgttcattgttgagggCTGTGCATTGACAAATAGTTTGATCCTGGTGGATAGTTTTCataatggcaatcataccacatcttcttatctttgtGATGTTATGGAATGTGGATGTTAGGTCTTCTTATATTTCTGACCAACCTGCAGTTTAAATTCGTTTTCCCAGTTCATACTGAATAAGatataatacatttatataaatggctatattatattttattatattataacaCCATGTGACTTATGTACACATACTTTACACATGATCATTAATGTCACTTCAATAATACACAATAAACAACAGCATATGCTTATTAGCCACTACACAAGCTAATAATTTAAACAACATACTATAAACATTAAAACTAAAATGACTGACTATTCTTACTCAGAAAGAATGCATGAAAATGGTCTTAAACTGAATGCCACATATATATGCTAATCTATATATGAATCtatatgaaacaaaatgttttatgacAGTGTAAATACTAAATGACTTGAAAAATTGAgcaaataaattgtgatttgaagATCTTTTAAGAGTTATATGAAAAGAATCTGTCCAAGATCAATGAAAGATAGAGAAGGGAAAAAGCtgctataaatatatatcaacattAAGTGTGATATATTTCTTCTCTGGGGGacagcaaaattgaaaaaaaataaaacaccagGCTTGACAagcttttaaaaatgttaaaaacttaACACACTAGATCTAGAGTAGGGAAATACCATATTGCATGAGATTTAATGGTTGCATCTATTTCATTTTAAGATGATATGTAGACAAACTTAACAATTCCTTTCATGATCAGAAACATGATGTGTTCTTCTAATGTGATGAGATCAGACTGGGTCTCCCCCTTTTTTATTGTAACATCACCATGTGAAATTCAGAGgaaatcaacaaaaatttatGCCATGAACCAACCACAAGAAAATAAATAACCAACTCCAGGAAAAAGGCTGAGAATTAGAGAAATAGCAGTAACAGGTATAAGcttctatttttgttttgattaatgtTCCTATTAAATCTGCCTCTGTACAAAAGGATAGAAGCATTAATAAAAGTGATTAAGGGTACAAAATAAAATCAGCATTTAACAGTAAATAAGCCCCAACTATTTTTGAAAAGGTACCTATTGCACAAAATAATATGATCTAATTCAATTTATAGTAAAAACTGATGTTATGCATTAAACAAGTAGGTGGTATGAGGCATCTTGTGTCTACGTAAATGCAAGTTTAGAATAAATGAACAATACTGTGACCTATTGTAGTTGTTGACCTCCATGttattttgtctctggtggagagttgtgtcattggctatcataccatatcttaatttttttatgatataaaattataGGGAAACTACCGGTACTCTAAAACAATGGGATGGATTTCAATAGAACTTAACATGAGAGAGGTAGTTCATATACAAAATGTGCATGAGATAATGCCAATTGAAAATGTGACAAGATCTAGTGAAGCATGTGCTAAAGTTAGCTAACCAGCATTTATTTTTGTGCAATATGTATGGCATATATTCATGGGTTTTCAAGCTTGAAGCTTATCATTTAGCATGTTTTGTGCAGTCAGTAAAAAAGCAATGTGGAAGCTTATAAAAAAAGGCTTAACTAATTGTGAAATGGCCATTTTATTTCCTTTGTCAAAGCATATACCCCTACCCCTAatggtttaaaaaatatatataattctgtATACCCAAAAGTTCCTGATTAAAAATTGTATCTCCATATCTGGCCTTCCTAAGTAGTCAGAATTATAAAGACAGATACTTGGTAATCATATAATTATCAAAAGGCTCACAAGTTGAGGATCTGATGCTACTATTAAATCAAAGCACAGAAGCACTGGAAAGGCAGTTTCAGTCTACTCGGTGTTTTTGTGAATTCTAGTT
The window above is part of the Mytilus edulis chromosome 6, xbMytEdul2.2, whole genome shotgun sequence genome. Proteins encoded here:
- the LOC139528051 gene encoding uncharacterized protein, coding for MLRISLTVILVIVLLEKSYGREQYGDYCEKFGLDEIQPPIFNGERFCLSDREYKYCKSYNCPTPDCSNPLRPATGGCRYCKDYCSYGGTMYPIGAGFSINCLDGSNRCACSTNNRILKTRIGTSPRRMCFKKLT